In one window of Erinaceus europaeus chromosome 17, mEriEur2.1, whole genome shotgun sequence DNA:
- the LOC132533695 gene encoding olfactory receptor 4C15-like, whose product MQNQSFDVEFIFLGLSQNPHVQKLVFAVFLLIYIATVGGNLLIVVTIISTPALLGSPMYFFLAFLSFLDACFSTVIAPKLIVDSLYAKHPMTFGACITQLFFGHFFAGVEAIVLTSMAYDRYVAICKPLHYSSIMNWRLCGLLIGVAWAGGFLHSIIQIFFVLQLPFCGPNIIDHFMCDLHPLLDLACTDTHVFGLFVVANSGFISILIFSMLLVSYGVILFSLRNHSTEGQRKALSTCGSHVAVVVLFFVPCIFEYARPPTAFSFDKIIGIFYTILTPLFNPLIYTFRNKKMKNAMKKLCNRFMITSYET is encoded by the coding sequence ATGCAAAACCAAAGTTTTGACGTTGAGTTCATCTTCCTGGGACTTTCACAGAATCCACATGTTCAGAAACTGGTATTTGCTGTATTTCTGCTCATCTACATTGCCACTGTAGGGGGCAACTTGCTGATTGTGGTGACCATCATCAGCACTCCAGCTCTACTGGGctcccccatgtacttcttcctggcATTCCTGTCCTTCCTGGATGCTTGCTTCTCTACTGTCATTGCCCCCAAGCTGATTGTGGATTCTCTCTATGCGAAGCATCCTATGACATTTGGAGCCTGCATAACCCAGCTCTTCTTTGGACACTTTTTTGCTGGCGTGGAGGCGATTGTCCTCACATCCATGGCCTATGACAGATACGTGGCCATTTGCAAACCCTTGCACTACTCTTCCATCATGAACTGGAGGCTCTGTGGTCTTCTGATTGGAGTAGCCTGGGCAGGGGGCTTTCTGCATTCCATCATAcagattttctttgttttacagCTGCCATTCTGCGGCCCCAATATCATTGACCATTTTATGTGTGACTTACATCCTTTACTGGACCTTGCCTGCACTGATACTCATGTCTTTGGTCTGTTTGTGGTCGCCAACAGTGGATTTATCAGTATACTAATCTTCTCAATGCTGCTGGTCTCCTATGGTGTCATCTTATTCTCCctgagaaaccatagcactgaagggcAGAGGAAAGCCCTCTCTACCTGTGGATCTCATGTTGCTGTTGTGGTTTTGTTCTTTGTCCCCTGTATATTTGAATATGCACGACCTCCAACTGCTTTCTCCTTTGACAAAATAATAGGTATTTTTTACACCATCCTCACTCCTTTGTTCAATCCTTTGATTTATACATtcagaaataagaaaatgaaaaatgctaTGAAGAAATTATGTAACCGATTCATGATTACATCCTATGAAACATAA
- the LOC103109966 gene encoding olfactory receptor 4C15-like, whose product MQNQSFDIEFIFLGLSQNPHVQKLVFAVFLLIYIATVGGNLLIVVTIISTPALLGSPMYFFLAFLSFLDACFSTVIAPKLIVDSLYAKHPMTFGACITQLFFGHFFAGVEAIVLTSMAYDRYVAICKPLHYSSIMNWRLCGLLIGVAWAGGFLHSIIQIFFVLQLPFCGPNIIDHFMCDLHPLLDLACTDTHVFGLFVVANSGFINILIFSMLLVSYGVILFSLRNHSTEGQRKALSTCGSHIAVVVLFFVPCIFEYARPPTAFSFDKIIGIFYTILTPLFNPLIYTFRNKKMKNAMKKLCNRFMLTSYDT is encoded by the coding sequence ATGCAAAACCAAAGTTTTGACATTGAGTTCATCTTCCTGGGACTTTCACAGAATCCACATGTTCAGAAACTGGTATTTGCTGTATTTCTGCTCATCTACATTGCCACTGTAGGGGGCAACTTGCTGATTGTGGTGACCATCATCAGCACTCCAGCTCTACTGGGctcccccatgtacttcttcctggcATTCCTGTCCTTCCTGGATGCTTGCTTCTCTACTGTCATTGCCCCCAAGCTGATTGTGGATTCTCTCTATGCGAAGCATCCTATGACATTTGGAGCCTGCATAACCCAGCTCTTCTTTGGACACTTTTTTGCTGGCGTGGAGGCGATTGTCCTCACATCCATGGCCTATGACAGATACGTGGCCATTTGCAAACCCTTGCACTACTCTTCCATCATGAACTGGAGGCTCTGTGGTCTTCTGATTGGAGTAGCCTGGGCAGGGGGCTTTCTGCATTCCATCATAcagattttctttgttttacagCTGCCATTCTGCGGCCCCAATATCATTGATCATTTTATGTGTGACTTACATCCTTTACTGGACCTTGCCTGCACTGATACTCATGTCTTTGGTCTGTTTGTGGTCGCCAACAGTGGGTTTATCAATATACTAATCTTCTCAATGCTGCTGGTCTCCTATGGTGTCATCTTATTCTCCctgagaaaccatagcactgaagggcAGAGGAAAGCCCTCTCTACCTGTGGATCTCATATTGCTGTTGTGGTTTTGTTCTTTGTCCCCTGTATATTTGAATATGCACGACCTCCAACTGCTTTCTCCTTTGACAAAATAATAGGTATTTTTTACACCATCCTCACTCCTTTGTTCAATCCTTTGATTTATACATttagaaataagaaaatgaaaaatgctaTGAAGAAATTATGTAACCGATTCATGCTTACATCCTATGATACATAA